In the genome of Eschrichtius robustus isolate mEscRob2 chromosome 12, mEscRob2.pri, whole genome shotgun sequence, one region contains:
- the CYP21A2 gene encoding steroid 21-hydroxylase has product MVPAGLLLLLLLPLLVGTRLLWGQWKLRSLHLPPLVPGFLHLLQPNLPMYLLSLAQKLGPIYRLRLGLQDVVVLNSKRTIEEALIRKWVDFAGRPQIPSYRLVSQHCQDISLGDYSLLWKAHKKLTRSALLLGVRGSMEPRVEQLTQEFCERMKAQAGAPVTIQKEFSLLTCSIICYLTFGDKEDTLVHAFHDCVQDLMKTWDHWSIQILDMVPFLRFFPNPGLWRLKQAMENRDHIVEKQLRQHKESMVAGQWRDMTDYMLQGMGKQRVEEGPGQLLEGHVHMSVVDLFIGGTETTANTLSWAVAFLLHHPEIQRRLQEELDRELGPGASGSRVPYKDRARLPLLNATIAEVLRLRPIVPLALPHRATRASSIFGYDIPEGMVVVPNLQGAHLDETVWERPHEFRPDRFLDPGANPSALAFGCGARVCLGEPLARLELFVVLGQLLQAFTLLSPAGALPSLQPHPYCGVNLKIQPFQVRLQPRGSGGRGVGERQ; this is encoded by the exons ATGGTACCCGCGGggctgctactgctgctgctgctgcccctgcTAGTCGGCACACGCCTGCTGTGGGGCCAGTGGAAGCTCAGGAgcctccacctcccacctcttGTCCCCGGCTTCCTGCACCTGCTGCAGCCCAACCTCCCCATGTATCTGCTTAGCCTGGCTCAGAAACTCGGGCCCATCTACAGGCTCCGCCTCGGCCTGCAAG atgtggtggtgctgaactccAAGAGGACCATTGAGGAGGCCCTGATCAGGAAGTGGGTGGACTTTGCCGGCAGACCCCAGATACCGTCCT ACCGGCTGGTGTCTCAGCACTGCCAGGACATCTCACTAGGGGACTACTCCCTGCTCTGGAAGGCCCACAAGAAACTCACGCGCTCGGCCCTGCTGCTGGGCGTCCGCGGCTCCATGGAGCCCCGGGTGGAGCAGCTGACCCAGGAGTTCTGTGAG CGCATGAAAGCCCAGGCTGGTGCCCCCGTGACCATCCAGAAGGAATTCTCTCTCCTCACCTGCAGCATCATCTGTTACCTCACCTTTGGAGACAAG GAGGACACCTTAGTACATGCCTTTCACGACTGTGTCCAGGACTTGATGAAAACCTGGGACCACTGGTCCATCCAAATTTTGGACATGGTTCCCTTTCTCAGG TTCTTCCCCAACCCCGGGCTCTGGAGGCTGAagcaggccatggagaacaggGACCACATTGTAGAGAAGCAGCTGAGGCAGCACAAG gAGAGCATGGTGGCCGGCCAGTGGAGGGACATGACAGACTACATGCTCCAGGGGATGGGGAAGCAAAGAGTGGAAGAGGGCCCCGGACAGCTCCTTGAAGGGCACGTGCATATGTCTGTGGTGGACCTTTTCATCGGTGGCACTGAGACCACGGCAAACACCCTTTCCTGGGCTGTGGCGTTCCTGCTTCACCACCCTGAG ATTCAGCGGCGACTGCAGGAGGAGTTGGATCGCGAGCTGGGCCCCGGAGCCTCGGGCTCCCGCGTCCCATACAAGGACCGCGCTCGGCTGCCCTTGCTCAACGCCACCATCGCTGAGGTGCTGCGCCTGCGGCCCATCGTGCCCCTGGCCTTGCCGCACCGCGCCACGCGGGCGAGCAG CATCTTCGGCTACGACATCCCCGAGGGCATGGTTGTCGTCCCCAACCTCCAAGGTGCCCACCTGGACGAGACTGTGTGGGAGCGGCCGCACGAGTTCCGGCCCG ACCGCTTCCTGGACCCGGGCGCGAACCCCAGCGCGCTGGCCTTTGGCTGCGGGGCGCGCGTGTGCCTGGGCGAGCCGCTGGCGCGCCTCGAGCTCTTCGTGGTGCTGGGGCAACTGCTGCAGGCCTTCACGCTGCTGTCACCCGCGGGCGCCCTGCCCTCGCTGCAGCCCCATCCCTACTGCGGCGTCAACCTCAAGATTCAGCCTTTCCAGGTGCGGCTGCAGCCCCGGGGGAGCGGAGGCCGGGGCGTGGGCGAGCGCCAGTGA
- the LOC137773692 gene encoding complement C4-A-like gives MRLLWGLIWASGFFALSLQKPRLLLFSPSVVHLGVPLSVGVQLQDAPSGQVVRGSVFLRNPSTVHELCSPKVDFSLSSSKDFILLSLPTSLKGAEDCRLHLLHRAPEVQLVAQSPWLTNRQTNRQGVNLFFSSRRGHLFLQTDQPVYNPGQRVRYRIFALDQKMRPSTDTLTVTVENSRGFRVRKKEVYVPSSIFQDDFVIPDISEPGTWKISARFSDSLDSNSSTQFEVKKYVLPNFEVKIIPEKPYILTTPGFLSEIQVVIQARYIYGKPVQGVAYVRFGLLGEDGKKTFLRGLESQTKLVDGQCRISLPKAEFQGVLEKLNININDLPGLHLYVAAAIIESPGGELEEAELTSWRFVSSPFSLDLSKTKRHLVPGAPFLLQALVRDMSGSPASGIPVKVSATLSSGSTSKNFQQNTDESGQVVVPIIVPQTTSEVQLLVSAGSPYSAIGRLTVKAPLSRRSGFLSIERLDPRPPKVRDTLNLNLRAVGISGSFSHFYYMILSRGQIVSVHREPRRDLTSVSVFVDHHLAPSFHFVAFYYHEGVPVANSLRVDVQAGGCEGKLELNVDGSKEYRPGDTVKLNLQTDSPALVALGAVDTALYAVGGKSHKPLDMVKVFEAMNSYDLGCGPGGGDSALQTFEAAGLAFSDGDQLTPVRKSLRCPKERKARKKRNVNFQKAINEKLGQYASPTAKRCCQDGLTRLPMARTCEQRVARVQQPACREPFLSCCQLAEALRKKARARGQVGLARAMELLQEEDLIDEDDIPVRSFFPENWLWKVEAVDRFSQLRQLLPDSLTTWEIHGVSLSKSTGLCVATPARLRVFREFHMHLRLPVSVRRFEQLELRPVLYNYLDTDMTVSVHVSPVEGLCLAGGGGLAQQVLVPAGSARPVGFSVVPIAAAAVSLKVVARGSSDFPVGDAVSKVLQIENEGAIHREEMVYELNPLDPRGRTLEIPGVSDPNIIPDGDFRSFVRVTASDPLDTLGSEGALSPGGLASLLRLPQGCGEQTMVLLAPTLAASRYLDKTEQWSMLPPEMKDHAVDLIQKGYTRIQEFRKPDGSYGAWLKRDSSTWLTAFVLKVLSLAQEQVGGSPEKLQETAKWLLLQQLADGSFHDPHPVIHRGMQGGLVGSDETVALTAFVVIALHHGLAVFPDDNSEQLEKVENSISSANTFLGAKVSSGLLGSHAAAITAYALSLTEAPEDLRDVAHNNLMAMAQETGDNLYWGSVTSSQSNVLSPTLAPQSPADPVPQAPALWIETTAYGLLHLLLREGKGELADQAASWLTLQGSFQGGFRSTQDTVMALDALSAYWIASHTTEEKGLNVTLNSMGRSGLKSHVLQLTNHQVQGLEEELQFSLGSKINVKVGGNSKGTLKVLHTYNVMDMKNTTCQDLQIEVTVVGHVEYTMEANEDYEDYEYADLPARDEPGARSQPVTPLQLFDGRRSRRRREAPKVAEEQESRVQYTVCIWRNGKVGLSGMAIADITLLSGFHALRADLEKLTSLSDRYVSHFETEGPHVVLYFDSVPMSRECVGFGAVQDVAVGLVQPASAILYDYYNPEHKCSVFYGAPTKSKLLSTLCSGDVCQCAEGKCPRQRRALEQGRQDMDGYRMKFACYFPRVDYGFQVKVLREDSRAAFRLFETSITQVLHFTKDTKATAGQTRNFLVRASCRLHLEPGKKYLIMGLDGTTHDLNGDPQYLLDSNSWIEEMPSERLCQSTRQRAACAQLSSFFQEYGTQGCQV, from the exons ATGAGGCTCCTCTGGGGGCTGATCTGGGCATCTGGCTTCTTCGCCTTGTCTCTGCAGAAGCCCAG GTTGCTCCTGTTTTCTCCTTCTGTGGTTCACCTAGGGGTCCCCCTGTCAGTCGGGGTGCAGCTCCAGGATGCTCCTTCGGGACAGGTAGTGAGAGGATCAGTGTTCCTGAGAAACCCATCCACAGTTCATGAGCTCTGCTCCCCAAAGGTGGATTTCAGCCTCAGCTCCAGCAAAGACTTCATACTCCTCAGCCTCCCG ACCTCCCTGAAAGGCGCGGAGGACTGTCGCCTCCATCTCCTCCACAGAGCCCCCGAGGTCCAGCTGGTTGCCCAGTCGCCATGGCTAacaaacagacagacaaacaggCAGGGTGTCAACCTGTTCTTCTCCTCTCGCCGGGGACACCTCTTTCTGCAGACTGACCAGCCCGTTTATAACCCTGGCCAGCGGG TTCGATACCGAATCTTTGCTCTGGATCAGAAAATGCGCCCGTCCACTGATACCCTCACGGTCACGGTGGAG AACTCTCGTGGCTTCCGCGTGCGGAAGAAGGAGGTGTATGTCCCCTCCTCCATCTTCCAGGATGACTTTGTGATCCCAGACATCTCAGA GCCAGGGACTTGGAAGATCTCAGCCCGATTCTCAGATAGCCTGGATTCCAACAGCAGCACCCAGTTTGAGGTGAAGAAATATG TCCTTCCCAACTTTGAGGTGAAGATCATTCCGGAAAAGCCCTACATCCTGACAACGCCTGGCTTTCTTAGTGAAATCCAAGTAGTCATCCAGGCCAG GTACATCTACGGGAAGCCAGTGCAGGGGGTGGCATATGTGCGCTTTGGGCTCCTGGGTGAGGACGGTAAAAAGACTTTCCTTCGGGGGCTGGAGAGTCAGACCAAG CTGGTAGATGGCCAGTGCCGAATTTCCCTCCCAAAGGCTGAGTTTCAGGGTGTGCTGGAGAagcttaatattaatattaacgaCCTCCCAGGGCTGCACCTCTATGTTGCAGCAGCGATCATTGAGTCTCCAG GAGGGGAGTTGGAGGAGGCAGAGCTCACATCCTGGCGTTTCGTGTCATCTCCCTTCTCTTTGGATCTAAGCAAAACCAAGCGACACCTTGTGCCTGGGGCCCCCTTCCTGCTGCAG GCCCTGGTCCGTGacatgtcaggctccccagcctctggcatTCCTGTCAAAGTTTCTGCTACGTTGTCTTCTGGATCTACTTCTAAAAACTTTCAGCAGAACACAGACGAGAGCGGCCAAGTCGTTGTTCCCATTATTGTCCCTCAGACCACCTCAGAAGTGCAGCTCTTG GTGTCTGCAGGCTCCCCCTATTCTGCCATAGGCAGGCTCACCGTGAAAGCCCCCCTGTCCAGAAGATCCGGGTTTCTGTCCATTGAGAGGCTGGATCCTCGACCCCCTAAAGTCAGGGACACTCTTAACCTAAACCTGCGAGCCGTGGGCATCAGTGGGAGCTTCTCTCACTTCTACTACATG ATCCTATCCCGGGGCCAGATCGTGTCTGTACATCGAGAGCCCAGGAGGGACCTGACCTCTGTCTCCGTGTTTGTGGACCATCACCTGGCGCCCTCCTTCCACTTTGTGGCCTTCTACTATCATGAGGGTGTCCCAGTGGCCAACTCCCTGCGAGTGGACGTCCAGGCTGGGGGCTGTGAGGGCAAG CTGGAGCTGAACGTGGATGGTAGCAAGGAGTATCGTCCTGGGGACACTGTAAAGCTCAACCTGCAAACAGATTCTCCAGCCCTGGTGGCCCTGGGAGCTGTGGACACGGCTCTGTATGCTGTGGGTGGCAAGTCCCACAAACCCCTCGACATGGTCAAG GTCTTCGAAGCTATGAACAGCTATGACCTTGGCTGTggtcctgggggtggggacagtgCCCTTCAGACGTTCGAGGCAGCTGGTCTGGCCTTTTCTGATGGAGACCAACTGACCCCAGTCAGAAAGA GTCTGAGATGTCCCAAGGAGAGAAAGGCCCGGAAAAAGAGAAACGTGAACTTCCAAAAGGCGATTAATGAGAAGC TGGGCCAGTACGCTTCCCCCACAGCCAAGCGCTGCTGCCAGGACGGGCTGACACGGCTGCCCATGGCGCGCACCTGTGAGCAGCGGgtggcccgcgtgcagcagccgGCCTGCCGGGAGCCCTTCCTGTCCTGCTGCCAGCTTGCTGAGGCCCTGCGCAAGAAGGCCCGGGCCAGGGGCCAGGTGGGCCTTGCTCGAG CCATGGAGCTCCTGCAGGAGGAGGACCTGATCGATGAGGATGACATCCCCGTGCGCAGCTTCTTCCCTGAGAACTGGCTTTGGAAAGTGGAAGCAGTGGACCGCTTCTCCCA ATTGAGACAGCTGCTCCCGGACTCTCTGACCACGTGGGAAATCCATGGCGTGAGCCTGTCCAAAAGCACAG GCTTGTGTGTGGCCACCCCGGCCCGGCTCCGAGTGTTCCGTGAATTCCACATGCACCTCCGCCTGCCCGTCTCCGTCCGCCGCTTTGAGCAGCTCGAGCTGCGGCCTGTCCTCTACAACTACCTGGATACAGATATGACC GTGAGCGTCCACGTGTCCCCAGTGGAGGGGCTGTGcttggctgggggtggagggctcGCCCAGCAGGTGCTGGTCCCTGCGGGCTCTGCCCGGCCCGTTGGCTTCTCTGTGGTGCCCATAGCGGCCGCTGCTGTGTCCCTGAAAGTGGTGGCTCGAGGATCTTCGGATTTCCCTGTGGGGGACGCAGTATCTAAGGTCCTACAAATTGAG AATGAAGGGGCCATTCACAGGGAGGAGATGGTCTATGAACTCAACCCCCTGG ACCCCCGAGGCCGGACCTTGGAAATTCCTGGCGTCTCTGATCCCAATATTATCCCTGATGGAGATTTCAGGAGCTTTGTTAGAGTCACAG CCTCAGATCCATTGGACACTTTGGGCTCTGAGGGGGCCTTGTCACCGGGAGGCTTGGCCTCCCTCCTGAGGCTTCCCCAGGGCTGCGGGGAACAAACCATGGTCCTCTTGGCTCCAACACTGGCTGCTTCCCGCTACCTGGACAAGACAGAGCAGTGGAGCATGCTGCCCCCTGAGATGAAGGACCACGCAGTGGATCTGATCCAGAAAG GCTACACGCGGATCCAGGAGTTTCGAAAACCAGATGGTTCCTATGGGGCTTGGTTAAAGCGGGACAGCAGCAcctg GCTCACGGCCTTTGTGCTGAAGGTCCTGAGTTTGGCCCAGGAACAGGTGGGCGGCTCACCTGAAAAGCTGCAGGAGACGGCCAAGTGGCTGCTATTGCAGCAGCTGGCTGATGGGTCATTCCACGACCCCCATCCAGTTATACACAGGGGCATGCAG GGTGGCTTAGTGGGAAGTGACGAGACTGTGGCGCTCACAGCTTTTGTGGTCATCGCCCTTCATCACGGGCTGGCTGTCTTCCCGGACGACAATTCAGAGCAGTTGGAGAAAGTG GAAAACTCCATCTCAAGCGCAAACACCTTCTTGGGGGCAAAAGTAAGTTCTGGGCTCCTGGGGTCCCACGCAGCCGCCATCACGGCCTACGCCCTGTCGCTGACTGAGGCCCCTGAGGACCTGCGGGATGTTGCCCACAACAACCTCATGGCCATGGCCCAGGAGACTGGCG ATAACCTGTACTGGGGCTCAGTCACCAGTTCTCAGAGCAATGTCCTGTCACCCACCCTGGCTCCTCAAAGCCCTGCAGACCCCGTGCCCCAGGCCCCGGCCCTGTGGATTGAAACCACAGCCTACGGCCTGCTACACCTGCTGCTTCGGGAGGGCAAGGGCGAGTTGGCCGACCAGGCGGCATCCTGGCTCACCCTCCAGGGCAGCTTCCAAGGCGGATTCCGCAGCACCCAG GACACGGTGATGGCCCTGGACGCCCTGTCTGCGTACTGGATCGCGTCCCACACCACCGAGGAGAAGGGCCTCAACGTGACCCTCAACTCCATGGGCCGCAGTGGACTCAagtcccacgtgctgcagctgaCCAACCACCAAgttcaggggctggaggaggagctgcAG TTTTCCTTGGGCAGCAAGATTAATGTGAAGGTGGGAGGAAACAGCAAAGGAACCTTGAAG GTCCTTCATACCTACAATGTCATGGACATGAAGAACACGACCTGCCAGGATCTTCAGATTGAAGTGACGGTCGTGGGCCACGTGGAGTACACAA TGGAAGCAAATGAGGACTACGAGGACTATGAGTACGCGGACCTTCCAGCCAGGGATGAGCCGGGGGCCCGTTCCCAGCCCGTGACGCCCCTGCAGCTCTTCGATGGACGGAGGAGCCGCCGCAGGAGGGAGGCCCCCAAGGTGGCTGAAGAGCAGGAATCCAGGGTGCAGTACACCGTGTGCATCTG GCGGAATGGCAAGGTGGGGCTGTCGGGCATGGCCATTGCAGACATCACCCTCCTGAGTGGATTCCACGCCCTGCGGGCGGACCTGGAGAAG TTGACCTCCCTCTCTGACCGTTACGTGAGTCACTTTGAGACCGAGGGGCCCCACGTCGTGCTGTACTTCGACTCG GTCCCCATGTCCCGGGAGTGCGTGGGCTTCGGAGCTGTGCAGGACGTGGCCGTGGGGCTGGTGCAGCCAGCCAGCGCCATCCTGTATGACTACTACAACCCTG AGCACAAATGTTCTGTGTTTTACGGGGCACCAACTAAGAGCAAACTGTTGTCCACTTTGTGCTCCGGTGACGTCTGCCAGTGTGCTGAGG GGAAGTGCCCTCGACAGCGCCGGGCCCTGGAGCAGGGGCGGCAGGACATGGATGGTTACAGGATGAAGTTCGCCTGCTACTTCCCCCGAGTGGACTACG GCTTCCAGGTTAAGGTTCTCCGAGAAGACAGCAGAGCTGCTTTCCGCCTCTTTGAGACCAGTATCACCCAAGTCCTGCACTTCA CCAAGGATACCAAGGCCACTGCTGGTCAGACCAGAAACTTCCTGGTTCGAGCCTCTTGCCGCCTTCACTTGGAACCTGGGAAAAAATATCTGATCATGGGTCTGGACGGGACCACCCATGACCTCAATGGAGA CCCCCAGTACCTGCTGGACTCGAACAGCTGGATCGAGGAGATGCCCTCGGAGCGCCTGTGCCAGAGCACCCGCCAGCGGGCAGCCTGCGCCCAGCTCAGCAGCTTCTTCCAGGAGTACGGCACGCAGGGCTGCCAGGTGTAA